Proteins co-encoded in one Romeriopsis navalis LEGE 11480 genomic window:
- a CDS encoding cyclic nucleotide-binding domain-containing protein: MKKILFILGELADADVDWLLYVGRKEKIAAGTTLIQEGFPVDTLYLVLTGALSVTIDKIGKEIARLDSGEVVGEISFLDARPPVATVRALTDSLVFSIPRQQLQQKLAEDSAFSTHFYRAIALLMADRMRNTVALLGYGEDIEFESPFQIARDLSPTVVEHLPMARQRLVSLVKRLRGF; encoded by the coding sequence ATGAAAAAGATTCTGTTTATTTTGGGTGAGCTAGCGGATGCGGACGTGGATTGGCTGCTTTATGTTGGCCGCAAGGAAAAAATTGCTGCGGGCACAACCCTGATTCAAGAGGGGTTTCCCGTGGATACGCTGTATCTGGTTTTGACTGGTGCACTGAGCGTGACGATCGACAAAATCGGTAAAGAAATTGCCCGACTCGACAGCGGTGAAGTCGTCGGTGAAATTTCCTTCCTGGATGCCCGCCCACCGGTGGCAACGGTCCGGGCGCTGACCGATTCCTTGGTTTTTTCGATTCCCCGACAGCAGCTCCAGCAAAAACTCGCGGAAGATTCGGCCTTCTCCACTCATTTTTACCGGGCGATCGCGCTGTTGATGGCCGATCGGATGCGGAATACGGTGGCGTTGCTTGGTTATGGTGAAGATATTGAATTTGAGTCGCCGTTTCAGATTGCGCGGGATTTGAGTCCGACGGTGGTGGAACATTTGCCCATGGCCCGACAGCGGTTAGTGTCATTAGTGAAACGGCTGCGTGGCTTCTAG